ATGGCAACcgattatatataaaacagGTGCTTTTTCAGAATTATGTAAAGAAGGTGATGAAGTACAGATTTTTAAAGTAGACGAgaatatatcatataattcttGTGGTAATAGAGATGCAgctataaataatttatttacattatccttctttttacattttttcttatcatCGATGAGTGGATTTATATTAGATACCTTTGGAGAAAAAGTATGTTTCTTATGTGGACAAATTATTTTAGCTTTAGcctttttttctttagCAGTTTTAAAATTCTCATACGTATGgtatattttctttttcttattGGGTGTATCAGCAgatttatcttttataccattattaaaaatatcgAAATATTTTCCAGGACAAGAATCCTTAATTTTTGGAATCTTGGGTTCAGCGAGATCTACTGGATTTGCTGTAGGTTTATTATTGAAAATTGCTTTTTTCTATTTGTTTAATTTTGGTAATAAtgaattttatatattatgtgtaatatatttatgtacatgtatattattCTCATTTCTTGTTggtatatttataatgcCTGGCAAgagtagtaataataagtCTACTACACAAGGACAAgataatatacaaattaaTAGTGAACGTGCTACCGGTTCATCGATGACagataagaaaaataataataataataataataataataatggtaTATTCCAAGAAATGGAAAACTTAGAAAGTGGTAGAAGATCATCAGTTAATATATCAGACAGAAATTCATTATctaaacataataataataataataataataatacatcCGTTTTAGAATATATCAAATCTTTATGGGCACATCCACAAAAATGGGAATATTTAATAACAGTTTTTATATGTAGTTCAAGTATGATTAGATTTGATTATTTTATCAAAACAAATAGATCTTTCTTTATGACCAATGCATATGATTTAACAACCGTCTTTTCTTTATCAACAATTTTGTCTTTTTTGCCATCTCCACTTTTTGGATATATTAGTGGCAAATTAGGTTCTATTTATGGAATcttaattaataatttgtttataCTCTTTACATATGTATGTGTTTTATTTAATCCTATCttattcaaatatatagccatctttacatttttcttcttcatatCATTTGCTTTTTCATGTTTCTACTGTTATGTTgatgaaaaatattcaaaGGAGCATTTTGGAAAATTGTGTGGTATTATGTTTGCTGTTAGTGCAGTATGTTTGAGCATCAACTTTTATTTAACATACCTTACCGATGTTGTCTATGCGAAACTCGGAGAATACAAACACATGCCTGTCACCTACGGAATGAACGTCTTGGGTCTTGTATCTTTAATAGgatgtatatatttgaaggttacagaaaagaaaaacaacaaaaactaaatgaaaaaaaaaaaaacaaaaaaaaaaaaaaaaaaaatgggAAAACAATGCAGTAATATTATGTCATATAAACTGACGTGTACGATCATATGAACAGGCCATTATACACTCttatgtaataattataccccacacacatatatatatatatatatatatacaaattttTTGATCATACGCCAAAAATTATGTCAGTGtgtaaaagaaaaagatatattgTACGTTTGATAAAacatgtataaatataaaattatttatattttg
Above is a genomic segment from Plasmodium reichenowi strain SY57 chromosome 9, whole genome shotgun sequence containing:
- a CDS encoding transporter, putative gives rise to the protein MVSDVSKENISQLKYEGQAPNDLKINKWIALVLYAIVASVATFVHAGFSGWQPIIYKTGAFSELCKEGDEVQIFKVDENISYNSCGNRDAAINNLFTLSFFLHFFLSSMSGFILDTFGEKVCFLCGQIILALAFFSLAVLKFSYVWYIFFFLLGVSADLSFIPLLKISKYFPGQESLIFGILGSARSTGFAVGLLLKIAFFYLFNFGNNEFYILCVIYLCTCILFSFLVGIFIMPGKSSNNKSTTQGQDNIQINSERATGSSMTDKKNNNNNNNNNNGIFQEMENLESGRRSSVNISDRNSLSKHNNNNNNNNTSVLEYIKSLWAHPQKWEYLITVFICSSSMIRFDYFIKTNRSFFMTNAYDLTTVFSLSTILSFLPSPLFGYISGKLGSIYGILINNLFILFTYVCVLFNPILFKYIAIFTFFFFISFAFSCFYCYVDEKYSKEHFGKLCGIMFAVSAVCLSINFYLTYLTDVVYAKLGEYKHMPVTYGMNVLGLVSLIGCIYLKVTEKKNNKN